A window from Chrysemys picta bellii isolate R12L10 chromosome 2, ASM1138683v2, whole genome shotgun sequence encodes these proteins:
- the LOC135981221 gene encoding protein maestro-like: MSDPMLREKKFLKSVLSILEERSQDRNSIVRQMAVRGLGNLVYGAPEKVKKHKKFLLDILIGALHDIFSSEVIGESMKALAKVLKELKEKDIGSSFKDLTQQIRTYFDDEDDALRSMAFVLFGILARLTKRKWKTYFADQVKKSWVTLLLHLQDPNPEISMECRATFHLCLPFLGLKRLQSAINEHLGGTAELKPEELQVDICRHLAKENAELLEKLYQTTITYFYSSWEEIRAVAANLAAYR, translated from the exons atGAGTGACCCCATGCTCAGGGAGAAGAAGTTCCTTAAGTCTGTCTTGAGCATCTTGGAAGAAAGGTCCCAGGATAGGAACAGCATTGTCCGCCAGATGGCAGTGAGAGGCCTGGGAAATTTAGTCTATGGGGCGCCTGAGAAG gtgaaaaagcacaagaagttTCTTCTGGACATACTGATCGGGGCCTTACATGACATTTTCAGTTCGGAAGTCATTGGCGAGAGCATGAAAGCACTGGCCAAAGTCCTGAAGGagctgaaagagaaggacataGGTTCTTCCTTCAAAGACCTCACCCAACAGATCCGGACCTACTTTGACGAT GAGGATGATGCTCTTCGCTCAATGGCCTTTGTCCTATTTGGCATCCTGGCCCGGCtgacaaagagaaaatggaagaccTATTTCGCCGACCAGGTTAAAAAGAGCTGGGTCACACTTCTGCTGCACCTGCAAGACCCAAACCCTGAGATTTCAATG GAATGCAGAGCTACGTTTCACCTCTGTTTACCGTTTTTGGGACTGAAGAGACTCCAAAGTGCAATTAATGAGCACCTTGGTGGCACAGCCGAGCTGAAGCCCGAAGAGCTCCAGGTGGACATTTGCAGACACCTT GCCAAAGAgaatgcagagctgctggagaaattgTACCAAACCACCATCACGTACTTCTATAGCAGCTGGGAAGAGATCCGGGCAGTTGCAGCCAACTTAGCTG CTTACCGTTAG
- the LOC135981222 gene encoding maestro heat-like repeat-containing protein family member 2B — protein MLSASPTCATAAGLWMKIILKECGDAMLDQVPDILVIIYSHMPAIQEGGLRQFLVEAVSILAHRDLETVISSLLGEPLPMDSDITELWRSLGGDPLLATQVLKILIDKIKTPTRQEGRITSETEIDRDLAAAEPLSATCAISEVVSALQSSKAVQELLPELFPVLLQQISQTLGQEMPLPGISSRREFQKDLQHTEGDPCRLSIQALEAVLFRAGNERLGRALREQRTQSLLENPKTHHEGVCLLVR, from the exons ATGttgtctgccagccccacctgtgccacggcagctggactgtggatgaagatcatcctgaAGGAGTGTGGAGATGCCATGCTGGACCAG GTGCCAGATATCCTGGTTATAATATATAGCCACATGCCTGCTATCCAGGAGGGCGGCTTGAGGCAGTTCCTGGTGGAGGCAGTGTCCATTTTAGCTCACCGTGACCTAGAGACAGTGATCTCCAGCCTCCTCGGCGAACCTCTGCCGATGGACAG TGACATCACTGAGCTGTGGAGATCTCTGGGGGGAGACCCCTTGCTTGCCACTCAAGTCCTAAAGATCCTGATAGACAAGATAAAGACTCCAACAAGACAAGAAGGCCGCATCACCTCAGAGACTGAAATCGACAGggatttggcagctgctgaacCTCTCTCA GCAACATGTGCCATCTCTGAGGTGGTGTCAGCACTGCAGTCGAGCAAAGCTGtgcaggagctgctcccagagttgTTTCCTGTTCTCCTGCAGCAGATCAGCCAAACTCTTGGACAAGAGATGCCTTTGCCAGGGATAAGCAGCCGGAGGGAATTCCAAAAAGACCTACAACATACTGAGGGCGACCCTTGCCG gcttTCTATCCAAGCATTAGAGGCTGTGCttttcagagctgggaatgagagactggggagagcgctcagggagcagagaacaCAGAGTCTGCTTGAAAACCCCAAGACTCATCATGAGGGAGTGTGTCTGCTGGTGAGGTAA